Genomic segment of uncultured Tolumonas sp.:
AGGCTTGCTGGCGGCGTTCCAACGGGCACATCACCGAATCAACACCTTGCAGTCGCACGTTGCGTAAAATAAACGGCATTACGGTCGCTGGCAGATCGAAACCACCCGCCAGACCACAGGCTGCCACGGCACCACCGTAATTCATCTGCGATAAGATTTTAGCCAGCACTGAGCTGCCGACGGTATCAACAGCGCCTGCCCAAACTTGTTTGTCCAGCGCACGAATCGGGGTCAGTAATTCATCGCGGGTGATCACCTGTTTTGCGCCCAGTTGCAGTAATAACTCTCGATTGGCTTCGCGCCCAGTAGCGGCGATCACGCTGTAACCTTTCGCGGCCAGTAAACTGACGGCCACACTGCCTACACCACCGCTGGCACCGGTGACTAAAATGTCACCTTGTTCCGGCGTAATTCCGGCCTCTTCCAACGCCATGACACATAACATTGCGGTCAGCCCCGCGGTACCAATTTGCATCGCTTGCAGTGCCGTTAAACCGCTCGTTAATGGCACCAGCCAGTCAGCACTGACACGCGCTTTTTCGGCCATACCGCCCCAGTGGCCTTCACCGACACCCCAACCGGTCAGCACAACGTCGTCACC
This window contains:
- a CDS encoding MDR family oxidoreductase, which codes for MFKALLLQQQDKQTIASIEQLDDSQLPAGDVTVAVKYSSLNYKDGLAITGKGKIVRQWPMVPGIDFAGQVLESTNARYKAGDDVVLTGWGVGEGHWGGMAEKARVSADWLVPLTSGLTALQAMQIGTAGLTAMLCVMALEEAGITPEQGDILVTGASGGVGSVAVSLLAAKGYSVIAATGREANRELLLQLGAKQVITRDELLTPIRALDKQVWAGAVDTVGSSVLAKILSQMNYGGAVAACGLAGGFDLPATVMPFILRNVRLQGVDSVMCPLERRQQAWQQLAQLLPASFYDHACEEIILEEAPEAAAKIMDGQITGRVVIKI